A stretch of the Rhizobium sullae genome encodes the following:
- a CDS encoding LacI family DNA-binding transcriptional regulator: MPIKEKSKPAKRDRVTIRTVAAHAGVSVAAVSKVMRDAYGVSENLRAKVTGSIEELGYRPSRTARGLRGRTFTIGLLLIDIRNPFLPEVIDGVNGVLAPSHYQAMIGVSEARTQLETSLIESMIDYKMDGLILVAPRLPSEIIAKFAAQIPIVAVGYHDPKAETFDTVNADDQRGAEIAVEALLECGYRDIEMLSLGAREGHKVSVVHQREIGYRRAMQRAGLGSSAPIFHIPVNSPKREKAMRSFLARSDRPHAVFCWSDLDAITLLSTAAEMGVRIPEDLAMIGYDNSATAALSLINLASIDQSGRELGEAATRALLSRIEGRSEPEHLLLRPSLVSRKSLAPAGRP, from the coding sequence ATGCCAATCAAAGAGAAGTCGAAGCCTGCAAAGCGCGACCGCGTGACGATACGGACGGTTGCGGCGCATGCAGGTGTATCTGTTGCGGCGGTTTCAAAGGTCATGCGCGATGCATACGGAGTGAGCGAGAACCTTCGCGCCAAAGTGACCGGTTCGATCGAAGAGTTGGGATATCGGCCGTCAAGGACCGCGCGTGGCCTGCGCGGGCGCACGTTCACGATAGGATTGCTCCTTATCGACATACGCAATCCGTTCCTGCCCGAGGTCATCGACGGTGTGAATGGCGTCCTGGCGCCGTCGCATTACCAGGCGATGATCGGTGTCAGCGAGGCGCGCACGCAACTGGAAACCTCTCTCATCGAGTCGATGATCGACTACAAGATGGATGGGCTCATCCTCGTCGCTCCTCGCCTGCCGTCTGAAATTATCGCAAAATTCGCCGCGCAAATTCCAATTGTCGCTGTCGGCTATCATGATCCGAAGGCGGAGACCTTCGACACGGTGAATGCCGATGACCAGCGAGGGGCAGAAATCGCGGTGGAGGCGTTACTCGAGTGCGGCTACCGCGACATCGAGATGCTCAGCCTGGGGGCCCGCGAAGGCCACAAGGTTTCCGTTGTTCATCAGCGTGAAATCGGATACCGACGCGCCATGCAGCGAGCAGGCCTTGGCTCCTCAGCACCGATCTTCCATATTCCAGTCAATTCTCCTAAGCGCGAAAAGGCAATGCGGTCGTTCCTGGCGCGAAGTGACAGGCCTCACGCTGTCTTCTGCTGGAGCGATCTCGATGCCATTACGCTTTTGAGCACGGCCGCGGAAATGGGCGTCCGGATACCCGAAGACCTGGCGATGATCGGCTACGACAATTCCGCGACCGCGGCTCTTAGCCTGATCAATCTGGCAAGCATCGACCAGTCGGGCAGGGAACTCGGCGAAGCGGCGACACGGGCGCTTCTGTCGAGGATCGAAGGCCGCAGCGAACCGGAACATCTCCTGCTGAGGCCCTCACTGGTCAGCAGGAAGAGTTTGGCACCTGCAGGACGGCCCTGA
- a CDS encoding alpha-L-rhamnosidase produces MNFQPKAVGGDLVSRAWSGDMIAPLSDRGQGTAASFVAKTFICDGTKMPAELFISALGLYRCFINGKRVGEDLLTPGWTSYDHRVAYQRYDVSHLIKSGQNRIEIWLADGWYRSPLMWGQKAIPNCWGDRTAAMADLVGPNGVILSTDASWQSGLLPIRKSGIYFGEIYDAREERLVETHGTVTLPFDKALLVAHETAPVRELPAIAPIDTWTDAEGRTIYDFGQNIGGYVLYTVRGAAGAEVRVEHSEVLGPDRYFDNRNYRTAQAHTIYTLRGTGDETYSPHFTFFGFRYARVTVTGNAHIVTISSVPISSLPNLAGSFSSGNALVNRLVQNTIWSQRANFIEVPTDCPQRDERLGWTGDAQVFAATACWLTDSRTFFRKYLRDVMADQREDGAVSHFSPDPTRLHPENFPGFAGSTGWGDAIVVIPWVLYTHYGDRAVLSECLNAMVRWVNFVWSISDGPIVRPPSRWGDRGFTFGDWLQPVGDNRKPRPTIADDCAATLYHFISTDLLAKIAAILGDEVLAERMTGRAEEIRHAFAREFIAPSGRIAHNDQTSYALAFLHDLIPAEHHAAARQHFRQVIVDADYKIGTGFIGTPALLPALTKLGMDDIAEKVFLQEEVPGWLYQVSKGATTIWERWDSMAPDGTIYEPDMNSYNHYAYGAVCQWLFENVAGISPSATAPGFAEVIVDPAPIAALSPVTAHHDVRQGRIEAAWECRGNRVTYRLTLPEGCVGRFRPGLRHQNPSINGEPVAEEAILRPGTHQLVFSLPQS; encoded by the coding sequence ATGAACTTTCAGCCGAAAGCCGTCGGCGGCGATCTGGTTTCGCGCGCGTGGAGCGGCGATATGATCGCGCCTCTGTCGGACCGCGGTCAAGGAACGGCAGCAAGTTTCGTTGCCAAGACGTTCATCTGTGATGGCACAAAGATGCCTGCCGAACTCTTCATTTCGGCGCTCGGCCTTTATCGCTGTTTCATCAATGGCAAGCGTGTCGGCGAGGACCTCCTGACACCAGGCTGGACCAGCTACGACCATCGTGTGGCCTATCAGCGCTACGACGTTTCCCATCTCATCAAGTCCGGCCAGAACCGCATCGAAATCTGGCTTGCCGACGGATGGTACCGGTCTCCGCTCATGTGGGGTCAAAAGGCCATTCCCAATTGCTGGGGTGACCGGACGGCAGCCATGGCAGATCTGGTCGGACCGAACGGCGTCATTCTCTCAACGGACGCCAGTTGGCAAAGCGGGCTGCTGCCGATCCGCAAATCCGGCATCTATTTCGGCGAGATCTACGATGCACGCGAAGAACGACTCGTCGAGACCCACGGCACCGTGACGCTACCATTCGACAAGGCGTTGCTCGTCGCGCACGAAACGGCACCGGTGCGTGAATTGCCGGCGATCGCACCGATCGACACATGGACCGATGCGGAAGGGCGAACGATCTACGACTTCGGCCAGAACATCGGCGGCTATGTGCTCTATACGGTTCGCGGAGCGGCAGGCGCCGAAGTTCGAGTGGAGCATTCGGAGGTCCTGGGACCTGATCGTTATTTCGACAACCGCAACTACCGCACCGCGCAAGCGCATACGATCTATACGCTGCGCGGAACCGGCGACGAGACCTATTCGCCTCATTTCACCTTTTTCGGCTTCCGCTATGCCAGAGTGACGGTCACGGGCAACGCACACATCGTGACGATCTCCTCGGTTCCGATCTCCTCCTTGCCCAATCTGGCGGGCAGCTTCAGCTCGGGCAACGCTCTCGTCAACCGGCTTGTCCAGAACACAATCTGGTCGCAGCGCGCGAACTTCATAGAGGTCCCGACCGACTGCCCCCAGCGCGACGAGCGCCTCGGCTGGACGGGTGACGCTCAGGTGTTTGCCGCAACAGCCTGCTGGCTGACTGACAGCCGGACCTTCTTCCGGAAATATCTGCGCGACGTGATGGCCGACCAGCGTGAGGATGGCGCCGTCTCCCATTTTTCGCCCGACCCGACACGCCTGCATCCGGAGAATTTTCCGGGCTTTGCCGGCTCGACCGGCTGGGGCGACGCCATCGTCGTCATCCCCTGGGTTCTTTACACCCATTACGGTGATCGGGCAGTTCTCTCCGAATGCCTCAATGCGATGGTGCGCTGGGTCAATTTCGTCTGGTCAATTTCGGATGGCCCGATCGTGCGCCCGCCATCCCGCTGGGGCGACCGCGGCTTCACATTCGGCGACTGGCTGCAGCCGGTCGGCGACAACCGCAAACCGCGCCCGACAATTGCCGACGATTGCGCCGCGACACTCTACCATTTCATCTCCACCGATTTGCTGGCAAAGATCGCGGCGATCCTTGGCGACGAGGTGCTGGCAGAACGCATGACGGGCCGTGCTGAAGAAATTCGGCATGCATTCGCCCGCGAGTTCATCGCACCGTCCGGGCGCATTGCACATAACGACCAGACGTCCTACGCGCTGGCGTTCCTCCATGATCTGATCCCTGCTGAGCATCACGCGGCTGCCAGGCAGCACTTCCGACAGGTGATCGTCGATGCCGACTACAAGATCGGCACAGGATTCATAGGCACACCCGCCCTGCTGCCGGCCTTGACGAAGCTCGGCATGGACGACATTGCAGAAAAAGTGTTCCTGCAGGAGGAGGTTCCGGGCTGGCTCTACCAGGTATCCAAGGGCGCGACTACGATCTGGGAGCGCTGGGATTCAATGGCGCCCGACGGCACCATCTACGAGCCCGACATGAACAGCTACAATCATTATGCCTATGGCGCAGTATGCCAATGGCTGTTTGAAAACGTCGCTGGAATTTCGCCGAGTGCAACCGCCCCAGGATTTGCCGAGGTGATTGTCGATCCTGCGCCGATTGCCGCGCTCTCGCCGGTCACCGCCCACCACGACGTACGTCAAGGCCGAATTGAAGCTGCATGGGAGTGCCGCGGCAACAGGGTCACCTATCGGCTGACGCTTCCGGAGGGCTGCGTCGGCCGGTTCCGGCCCGGGTTGAGGCATCAGAATCCATCAATCAATGGAGAGCCTGTGGCCGAGGAGGCCATTCTTCGGCCCGGAACGCACCAACTGGTGTTTTCTCTCCCCCAATCCTGA
- a CDS encoding ABC transporter substrate-binding protein — protein sequence MTNRIKVILAGASALIALVAAGPSHADATLSFLIDNNPDTVAAAEALVAAYEKIAPDVTIEIEQRPGGGEGDNIVKTRLATGEMSDVFLYNSGSLMQALKPAQTLADLSDLSSQAKVDESFKAVVGADGKLYGVPFGTAMAGGILYNRKIYQELGLPVPKTWTEFMANNEKVKAAGKAAVAQTYRDTWTSQLFVLADYYNLHAAVPNFADDYTGNKAKYATTPAAMKGFERLKEVHDAGLMNEDFGAASYDDGLRMVATGEAAHYPMLSFAVGALKQNYPENLNDVGFFAQPGDDAAKNGLTVWMPPALYIPLASPNADEARKFVDFAGSVEGCKIMVETNTAQGPSLVDGCALPADVPPAVKDMLPYFETKGMTTPALEFVSPIKGPALEQITVEVGSGIRQPAEAAALYDDDVRKQAKQLGLPNW from the coding sequence ATGACAAACCGCATCAAAGTTATTCTCGCCGGCGCGTCGGCACTCATAGCACTGGTTGCCGCAGGGCCGTCGCATGCAGACGCGACCCTCTCGTTTCTGATCGATAACAACCCCGATACGGTCGCGGCTGCCGAGGCGCTGGTTGCTGCTTACGAGAAGATCGCACCGGATGTCACGATCGAAATCGAGCAGCGGCCGGGTGGTGGCGAGGGCGACAACATCGTCAAGACACGTCTTGCGACTGGCGAAATGTCGGACGTCTTCCTCTATAATTCCGGGTCGCTGATGCAGGCGCTGAAACCTGCGCAGACGCTTGCCGACCTCAGCGATCTGTCGTCGCAGGCAAAAGTGGACGAGAGCTTCAAGGCCGTCGTCGGCGCGGACGGCAAGCTCTACGGCGTTCCCTTCGGCACGGCGATGGCCGGCGGGATCCTCTACAACAGAAAAATCTATCAGGAACTCGGCCTGCCGGTTCCGAAGACGTGGACCGAGTTCATGGCCAACAACGAGAAGGTGAAGGCGGCCGGCAAAGCAGCCGTTGCGCAAACCTATCGCGATACCTGGACGTCGCAGCTCTTCGTTCTAGCCGATTATTACAATCTGCATGCCGCCGTGCCGAACTTCGCGGACGACTATACGGGCAACAAGGCGAAATATGCGACGACCCCTGCGGCGATGAAAGGGTTCGAGCGCCTGAAGGAGGTTCATGACGCCGGCCTGATGAACGAGGATTTCGGTGCGGCAAGCTACGATGACGGGCTCAGGATGGTGGCGACGGGCGAAGCAGCCCATTATCCCATGCTGTCCTTTGCCGTCGGCGCCTTGAAGCAGAACTATCCCGAAAATCTCAACGATGTCGGCTTCTTCGCACAGCCGGGAGACGACGCAGCCAAAAACGGCCTGACGGTCTGGATGCCGCCTGCCCTCTATATCCCGCTCGCAAGCCCGAATGCCGATGAAGCCAGGAAATTCGTGGATTTCGCCGGAAGCGTCGAAGGCTGCAAGATCATGGTTGAAACCAACACGGCTCAAGGTCCGTCCTTAGTCGATGGATGCGCGCTGCCCGCCGACGTACCGCCTGCGGTCAAGGACATGCTTCCCTATTTCGAAACAAAGGGGATGACGACGCCGGCGCTTGAATTCGTGTCGCCGATCAAGGGACCTGCCCTTGAACAGATCACCGTCGAGGTCGGATCAGGAATCCGTCAGCCGGCCGAGGCAGCCGCGCTCTATGACGACGACGTGCGCAAGCAGGCAAAGCAGCTCGGTCTACCCAACTGGTAA
- a CDS encoding carbohydrate ABC transporter permease produces the protein MTETYHRSRRSPYPLWFFIPAALVYGVLFLVPTVSSLWFSLTRWDLSTAEFIGLENFEQFFSEPFLVKGLVNTVIYAVTTSGLKTVCGLLLAVLLTGNIFARSFLRTLVFFPVLVSTIGIGITFTVMMHPTRGIINVTLETLGIPGPGWLTNPALALFSVALVDLWKGVGLATLIFIAGLAAISPEYYEAARIDGATRFQQFSRITLPLVRPATITVITLSLIGGLRSFDLIWAMTRGGPGFSSDVIASVIYKQYQAGFYGLSTAGNVILFALIAIIILPLTLWLNRREVEQ, from the coding sequence ATGACCGAGACGTACCACCGCTCACGCAGATCTCCTTATCCCTTGTGGTTCTTCATTCCGGCCGCGCTCGTCTATGGCGTGCTGTTTCTCGTCCCCACGGTCTCGTCGCTGTGGTTCAGCCTCACACGCTGGGATCTTTCAACCGCCGAGTTCATCGGACTGGAGAATTTCGAGCAGTTCTTTTCCGAGCCATTTCTGGTCAAGGGTCTCGTCAACACGGTGATCTATGCCGTCACGACATCCGGCCTGAAGACGGTATGCGGGCTCCTGCTTGCCGTGCTTTTGACCGGCAACATTTTCGCCCGGTCCTTCCTGCGTACGCTCGTTTTCTTTCCGGTCCTGGTATCGACAATCGGTATCGGCATCACCTTTACGGTGATGATGCATCCGACCAGGGGCATCATCAATGTCACGCTTGAGACGCTCGGCATCCCCGGACCGGGCTGGCTGACCAATCCGGCGCTCGCCCTCTTTTCCGTGGCCCTCGTCGATCTCTGGAAAGGCGTGGGTCTCGCCACCTTGATTTTCATCGCCGGCCTGGCAGCGATTAGCCCCGAATATTACGAGGCGGCCAGAATTGATGGCGCTACCCGCTTCCAGCAGTTCTCGCGCATCACCTTGCCTCTTGTGCGCCCGGCGACGATCACCGTCATCACCCTATCTTTGATCGGTGGCCTGCGGTCGTTCGATCTCATTTGGGCAATGACGCGCGGCGGGCCGGGATTTTCCTCGGACGTGATCGCGTCGGTCATCTACAAGCAGTATCAGGCGGGCTTCTACGGGCTGTCGACTGCGGGCAACGTCATCCTGTTTGCGCTGATCGCGATCATCATTCTGCCGCTGACGCTGTGGCTCAACCGGCGCGAGGTCGAGCAATGA
- a CDS encoding carbohydrate ABC transporter permease → MRKTRPYVTGAVALAIATVIFVLPFVFVALQAVKSKSEASRLDFELPEQWLLWENLAAVFKARDYQLVLAYFNSTLITVVSVAILILLSAMVGYVMQRRKTRWNAVASGALFIGLMMPPAVVPTIGLLQEIGLFKTITGMILIQVAYNLSFSTLLYRSFISTIPRDLDEAALIDGAKPWQIFFRVILPLLKPVTVTNIVVQSIAIFNDFTNPLYYLPGKENVTVQLTLYNFQSMYTSQYNLLFMNILLVTIPPLIVFIFFNRQIVAGMTAGAVKG, encoded by the coding sequence ATGAGAAAAACGCGACCCTACGTGACGGGCGCGGTCGCACTTGCCATCGCCACCGTCATCTTCGTTCTCCCATTCGTCTTCGTTGCGCTCCAGGCGGTCAAGTCGAAGTCCGAAGCGTCCCGGCTCGACTTCGAGCTCCCGGAACAATGGTTGCTCTGGGAGAACCTCGCGGCAGTGTTCAAGGCTCGCGACTACCAGCTCGTCCTCGCATACTTCAATTCCACGCTGATCACCGTCGTCTCGGTTGCGATACTGATACTGCTTTCGGCAATGGTCGGATATGTCATGCAACGCCGGAAAACCCGCTGGAATGCCGTTGCCTCGGGTGCCCTGTTTATCGGGCTGATGATGCCGCCGGCGGTCGTTCCGACGATCGGATTGCTTCAGGAAATCGGCCTCTTCAAGACGATCACCGGAATGATCCTGATCCAGGTCGCCTATAATCTCTCGTTCTCGACCCTGCTCTACAGGTCGTTCATCTCGACCATTCCACGTGACCTCGACGAGGCGGCGCTGATCGATGGTGCCAAGCCCTGGCAGATATTTTTCCGGGTGATCCTCCCGCTGCTCAAGCCAGTGACGGTGACCAACATTGTCGTGCAGTCGATCGCAATCTTCAACGATTTCACAAACCCGCTCTACTATCTGCCGGGCAAGGAGAACGTCACCGTGCAGCTGACGCTCTATAATTTCCAGAGCATGTATACGAGCCAGTACAACCTGCTTTTCATGAACATCCTTCTCGTCACGATCCCTCCCCTCATCGTTTTCATCTTCTTCAACAGGCAGATCGTGGCGGGCATGACTGCCGGCGCAGTGAAAGGTT